A genomic stretch from Telopea speciosissima isolate NSW1024214 ecotype Mountain lineage chromosome 7, Tspe_v1, whole genome shotgun sequence includes:
- the LOC122666915 gene encoding thioredoxin domain-containing protein PLP3A-like, whose protein sequence is MDPDAVKSKLSNLAFGNVMAAAARNYQKELLAQEKAQASSTSNQEVDFDELMDDPELEKLHADRIAALKKEAEKRQALTRQGHGEYREISEGDFLGEVTGSENIICHFYHREFYRCKILDKHLKSLAPRYIDAKFIKLDAENAPFFVAKLGIKTLPCIILFRKGIAIDRLIGFQDLGGKDDFTTNTLENVLIKKGIISAKKVGEDDADNDEIDIGRSIRSSVHADSDSE, encoded by the exons atggatccAGACGCAGTTAAATCGAAACTGTCCAATTTAGCATTCGGAAATGTAATGGCAGCTGCTGCTCGTAATTACCAGAAG GAGTTGCTTGCTCAGGAGAAGGCTCAAGCATCCTCTACATCCAACCAAGAGGTTGATTTTGATGAGTTGATGGAT GACCCAGAGCTGGAAAAATTGCATGCAGACAGGATTGCAGCCCTCAAG AAAGAAGCTGAGAAGCGGCAAGCTTTGACGAGGCAGGGTCATGGAGAATACAGGGAGATATCTGAAGGGGACTTTTTAGGTGAAGTCACTGGTAGTGAAAATATTATCTGCCACTTTTACCACCGGGAGTTCTATCGTTGCAA GATACTGGATAAGCATTTGAAGTCTCTTGCACCGAGGTACATTGATGCCAAGTTCATCAAGCTGGATGCTGAG AAtgcacccttctttgttgcCAAGCTAGGAATCAAAACTCTGCCATGTATCATATTGTTCAG AAAAGGGATCGCTATAGATAGGCTGATTGGCTTCCAAGACCTGGGTGGCAAAGATGATTTTACAACAAATACTTTAGAGAATGTACTCATCAAGAAAG GCATAATTAGTGCAAAGAAAGTTGGAGAGGATGACGCAGACAATGATGAAATTGACATAGGCAGGTCAATACGGTCCTCGGTACATGCTGATTCTGATTCAGAATGA
- the LOC122667735 gene encoding F-box/kelch-repeat protein At1g22040-like isoform X2, which produces MGAFLSFAGNRFRASEYGEVPQKETCKRQRMSSGFNDENPRLIPSLPDEISMQILARVPRICHLSIKKVSRSWKIAITSPELFNLRKELGKTEEWLYILTKVDDDKLLWYALDPLSRKWQLLPPMPNFAYEEESKQGLSAVWMWNVVGSSIKIADVIRGWLGWKDGLDRMPFCGCAIGAVDGCLYVVGGFSRSSAMTCVWRFNPVLNVWSEVSSMSIARAYCKTGSLNNKLYVVGGVSRGRGGALTPLQSAEVFDPYTGEWSQVPSMPFSRAQVLPTAFLADMLKPIATGMTSYRGRLCVAQSLYSWPFFVDVGGEMYDPEMDSWVEMPNGMGEGWPARQAGTKLSVVVAGELYALDPSSSLDSGKIKIYDHQEDAWKVVVGKVPIRDFTDSESPYILAGFLGKLHVITKDANHEIAVLQADLHNEISSSPSTSSSSERTTGETFPACGSSMPSDLGQLCFL; this is translated from the exons atgggggcatttctgagtTTTGCTGGTAACAGGTTCAGGGCAAGTGAGTATGGTGAGGTTCCACAAAAGGAAACCTGCAAGAGGCAAAGGATGTCATCAGGTTTTAATGACGAGAATCCGAGACTGATTCCCAGTCTTCCTGATGAGATATCAATGCAGATTCTAGCTAGAGTTCCCAGGATTTGTCACTTAAGTATTAAGAAGGTTTCAAGGAGCTGGAAAATTGCCATCACAAGTCCTGAACTTTTCAATTTGCGAAAAGAGCTTGGAAAAACAGAAGAATGGCTTTATATATTGACTAAGGTTGATGACGATAAGCTTTTATGGTATGCATTGGATCCTTTGTCCAGAAAATGGCAACTGTTGCCACCAATGCCCAACTTTGCTTACGAAGAAGAGTCTAAGCAGGGGTTATCTGCTGTTTGGATGTGGAATGTGGTCGGGTCAAGTATTAAGATTGCAGATGTAATCAGGGGCTGGCTTGGATGGAAGGATGGATTGGATCGAATGCCCTTTTGTGGTTGTGCTATTGGGGCGGTTGATGGCTGCCTCTATGTAGTAGGTGGATTCTCTCGATCTTCGGCCATGACGTGTGTTTGGCGATTCAATCCAGTTCTAAATGTGTGGAGTGAAGTGAGCTCTATGTCCATTGCTAGGGCATATTGTAAGACAGGTAGCTTGAACAACAAGCTTTATGTCGTTGGAGGGGTTAGTAGGGGTCGTGGTGGTGCTCTGACTCCTCTACAATCTGCTGAAGTATTTGACCCTTACACTGGGGAGTGGTCACAAGTCCCAAGCATGCCATTCTCTAGAGCTCAGGTCTTACCTACTGCTTTTTTGGCTGACATGCTGAAGCCTATTGCCACTGGGATGACTTCATACCGGGGAAGGTTATGCGTGGCACAGAGTCTGTATTCCTGGCCCTTTTTCGTTGATGTTGGAGGAGAGATGTATGATCCTGAAATGGATTCATGGGTTGAAATGCCAAATggaatgggagagggttggCCTGCGAGGCAAGCAGGGACCAAATTGAGTGTTGTGGTAGCCGGGGAGCTTTATGCATTGGATCCCTCTAGTTCTCTAGATAGTGGTAAGATTAAGATATATGATCACCAAGAGGATGCATGGAAAGTTGTTGTAGGGAAGGTTCCTATTCGGGATTTCACTGATTCGGAGTCTCCATATATACTTGCTGGTTTTCTAGGGAAGCTTCATGTCATTACGAAAGATGCCAACCATGAAATTGCAGTTCTGCAGGCTGACCTCCATAATGAAATAAGTTCGTCTCCCTCAACTTCATCTTCCTCAGAAAGAACCACGGGTGAAACTTTCCCTGCCTGTGGTTCATCAATGCCTTCTGATTTGGGCCAACTGT GCTTCCTCTGA
- the LOC122667735 gene encoding F-box/kelch-repeat protein At1g22040-like isoform X1: MGAFLSFAGNRFRASEYGEVPQKETCKRQRMSSGFNDENPRLIPSLPDEISMQILARVPRICHLSIKKVSRSWKIAITSPELFNLRKELGKTEEWLYILTKVDDDKLLWYALDPLSRKWQLLPPMPNFAYEEESKQGLSAVWMWNVVGSSIKIADVIRGWLGWKDGLDRMPFCGCAIGAVDGCLYVVGGFSRSSAMTCVWRFNPVLNVWSEVSSMSIARAYCKTGSLNNKLYVVGGVSRGRGGALTPLQSAEVFDPYTGEWSQVPSMPFSRAQVLPTAFLADMLKPIATGMTSYRGRLCVAQSLYSWPFFVDVGGEMYDPEMDSWVEMPNGMGEGWPARQAGTKLSVVVAGELYALDPSSSLDSGKIKIYDHQEDAWKVVVGKVPIRDFTDSESPYILAGFLGKLHVITKDANHEIAVLQADLHNEISSSPSTSSSSERTTGETFPACGSSMPSDLGQLCDSMSQAETKAWKVIATRNFGSVELVSCQVLDI, encoded by the coding sequence atgggggcatttctgagtTTTGCTGGTAACAGGTTCAGGGCAAGTGAGTATGGTGAGGTTCCACAAAAGGAAACCTGCAAGAGGCAAAGGATGTCATCAGGTTTTAATGACGAGAATCCGAGACTGATTCCCAGTCTTCCTGATGAGATATCAATGCAGATTCTAGCTAGAGTTCCCAGGATTTGTCACTTAAGTATTAAGAAGGTTTCAAGGAGCTGGAAAATTGCCATCACAAGTCCTGAACTTTTCAATTTGCGAAAAGAGCTTGGAAAAACAGAAGAATGGCTTTATATATTGACTAAGGTTGATGACGATAAGCTTTTATGGTATGCATTGGATCCTTTGTCCAGAAAATGGCAACTGTTGCCACCAATGCCCAACTTTGCTTACGAAGAAGAGTCTAAGCAGGGGTTATCTGCTGTTTGGATGTGGAATGTGGTCGGGTCAAGTATTAAGATTGCAGATGTAATCAGGGGCTGGCTTGGATGGAAGGATGGATTGGATCGAATGCCCTTTTGTGGTTGTGCTATTGGGGCGGTTGATGGCTGCCTCTATGTAGTAGGTGGATTCTCTCGATCTTCGGCCATGACGTGTGTTTGGCGATTCAATCCAGTTCTAAATGTGTGGAGTGAAGTGAGCTCTATGTCCATTGCTAGGGCATATTGTAAGACAGGTAGCTTGAACAACAAGCTTTATGTCGTTGGAGGGGTTAGTAGGGGTCGTGGTGGTGCTCTGACTCCTCTACAATCTGCTGAAGTATTTGACCCTTACACTGGGGAGTGGTCACAAGTCCCAAGCATGCCATTCTCTAGAGCTCAGGTCTTACCTACTGCTTTTTTGGCTGACATGCTGAAGCCTATTGCCACTGGGATGACTTCATACCGGGGAAGGTTATGCGTGGCACAGAGTCTGTATTCCTGGCCCTTTTTCGTTGATGTTGGAGGAGAGATGTATGATCCTGAAATGGATTCATGGGTTGAAATGCCAAATggaatgggagagggttggCCTGCGAGGCAAGCAGGGACCAAATTGAGTGTTGTGGTAGCCGGGGAGCTTTATGCATTGGATCCCTCTAGTTCTCTAGATAGTGGTAAGATTAAGATATATGATCACCAAGAGGATGCATGGAAAGTTGTTGTAGGGAAGGTTCCTATTCGGGATTTCACTGATTCGGAGTCTCCATATATACTTGCTGGTTTTCTAGGGAAGCTTCATGTCATTACGAAAGATGCCAACCATGAAATTGCAGTTCTGCAGGCTGACCTCCATAATGAAATAAGTTCGTCTCCCTCAACTTCATCTTCCTCAGAAAGAACCACGGGTGAAACTTTCCCTGCCTGTGGTTCATCAATGCCTTCTGATTTGGGCCAACTGTGTGACTCAATGTCACAAGCGGAAACCAAAGCCTGGAAGGTTATTGCCACTCGGAATTTTGGGTCTGTTGAGCTGGTCAGCTGTCAAGTACTTGATATCTAA
- the LOC122667736 gene encoding membrane-anchored ubiquitin-fold protein 3-like isoform X2, with product MAKEELIELKFRLFDGTDIGPNKYSPTTTVGTVKELILAEWPKDKENAPRTTSDLKLINAGKILENIKTLAECRVPVGELSGGVITMHVVVRPPLSDKNEKQLADSPKKNRCSCSIL from the exons ATGGCTAAAGAGGAATTGATTGAGCTCAAATTCAGGCTTTTCGATGGAACTGACATTGGACCCAACAAGTACAGTCCTACTACCACTGTTGGAACTGTTAAAGAACTCATACTTGCTGAATGGCCCAAAG ACAAAGAAAATGCTCCAAGGACAACAAGTGATCTGAAGCTCATCAATGCAGGTAAGATATTGGAAAACATCAAGACCCTTGCGGAGTGCAGAGTACCAGTTGGAGAACTTTCAGGCGGAGTAATCACTATGCATGTTGTTGTGCGCCCTCCATTATCAGACAAGAATG AAAAACAGCTAGCTGActccccaaaaaagaatagatgTTCATGCTCAATCCTCTGA
- the LOC122667736 gene encoding membrane-anchored ubiquitin-fold protein 3-like isoform X1, producing the protein MAKEELIELKFRLFDGTDIGPNKYSPTTTVGTVKELILAEWPKDKENAPRTTSDLKLINAGKILENIKTLAECRVPVGELSGGVITMHVVVRPPLSDKNGEKQLADSPKKNRCSCSIL; encoded by the exons ATGGCTAAAGAGGAATTGATTGAGCTCAAATTCAGGCTTTTCGATGGAACTGACATTGGACCCAACAAGTACAGTCCTACTACCACTGTTGGAACTGTTAAAGAACTCATACTTGCTGAATGGCCCAAAG ACAAAGAAAATGCTCCAAGGACAACAAGTGATCTGAAGCTCATCAATGCAGGTAAGATATTGGAAAACATCAAGACCCTTGCGGAGTGCAGAGTACCAGTTGGAGAACTTTCAGGCGGAGTAATCACTATGCATGTTGTTGTGCGCCCTCCATTATCAGACAAGAATGGTG AAAAACAGCTAGCTGActccccaaaaaagaatagatgTTCATGCTCAATCCTCTGA